A window of Gasterosteus aculeatus chromosome 9, fGasAcu3.hap1.1, whole genome shotgun sequence contains these coding sequences:
- the LOC144382987 gene encoding prostaglandin D2 receptor 2-like — translation MSNTTPISDTSEGQPICPLLQLMKEHRLNNNTQVNLVIVFIHGLVSCLGILENAVILWVVGFRLRRRTVASVWVLNLATSDFLATLTLPLFTFYLWSSHSWELGSLLCQTQASIFFLNMFVSAFLLAAISVDRYLLAAKPVWSWNHRSVAGAWKVCVLGWLWAVINTIPYFLFRSVTEKEDGRKLCYHNFALYTSSLERDCKVRQAATAISKLLFAFLFPLMVIAGSYIQIVLSLRNRSRRRKQSASRPTNTLISSNKDGASGTPNTPTTIKNTNIILNPLASDSSSHLTPATLSPTASNQTHHSQMSQSFTKMVTFVIAAFVLCWAPYHILCVVEVTAHYWLKNLNLVEVGLPLATTFSFLNPVLNPVLYAFSCPNFCVRIRQSLGAAFDGLVEEEGGLLMVPGKSLRAHVRRMSIRGSAKRSQSPLQSPDSQPPVPLPFRRLGLKDALMQHSTQPSED, via the coding sequence ATGTCAAACACAACCCCCATCTCGGATACCTCAGAGGGACAGCCAATCTGTCCCCTGCTACAGCTGATGAAGGAGCACAgactcaacaacaacacacaggtcAACTTGGTCATCGTTTTCATCCATGGTCTGGTCTCCTGCCTGGGAATCCTGGAGAATGCTGTCATCCTCTGGGTGGTGGGCTTCCGCCTGCGGCGCCGCACGGTGGCGTCCGTCTGGGTGCTGAACCTGGCCACGTCTGACTTCCTGGCAACTCTAACGCTGCCCCTCTTCACCTTCTACCTTTGGTCGTCTCATAGCTGGGAGCTGGGTAGCCTACTTTGCCAAACGCAGGCTTCCATCTTCTTTCTGAACATGTTTGTGTCAGCTTTCCTGCTGGCAGCCATATCAGTGGACCGCTACCTTCTGGCAGCCAAGCCGGTGTGGAGCTGGAATCATCGCTCAGTGGCAGGAGCATGGAAGGTGTGCGTGTTGGGATGGCTGTGGGCCGTCATTAATACAATACCGTACTTTCTCTTCCGCTCAGTTACAGAGAAAGAGGACGGGAGGAAACTGTGCTATCATAATTTTGCCTTGTATACATCGTCTCTGGAGAGAGATTGCAAAGTGAGGCAAGCAGCAACAGCCATCTCCAAGTTGCTTTTCGCATTCCTGTTTCCCCTGATGGTCATTGCAGGGAGCTACATCCAAATTGTTCTCAGCCTGAGGaacaggagcagaaggaggaagcAGAGTGCCAGCCGGCCCACTAATACACTAATTTCCTCCAACAAAGATGGGGCATCTGGAACTCCAAATACCCCTACAACCATCAAAAACACTAATATCATTCTCAACCCTCTGGCCTCCGACTCATCTTCACACCTGACACCTGCTACCCTTTCCCCCACCGCCTCCAATCAGACACATCACAGTCAGATGTCCCAGAGTTTCACCAAGATGGTGACATTTGTGATTGCAGCATTTGTCCTGTGCTGGGCCCCCTATCACATCCTCTGCGTGGTTGAAGTGACAGCCCATTATTGGCTCAAAAATCTCAACCTGGTGGAGGTGGGACTGCCCTTGGCAACGACCTTTTCGTTCTTGAACCCTGTGTTGAACCCCGTCTTATACGCCTTCAGCTGTCCCAACTTCTGTGTGAGAATACGGCAGAGTCTGGGTGCGGCGTTTGACGGTCTGGTAGAAGAGGAAGGTGGGTTGCTGATGGTGCCGGGGAAAAGTTTAAGAGCTCATGTCAGACGTATGAGCATTCGAGGGTCCGCAAAGCGTTCACAATCCCCCCTTCAATCACCTGACAGTCAACCGCCCGTTCCTCTGCCTTTTCGACGTCTAGGCCTCAAAGACGCTCTCATGCAGCATTCAACACAACCATCAGAAGATTAA